CTCGGCTTTTGCAGCAGGCGCAGGTGCGGCAGCGGCCGGTGCAGCTTCAGCCTTTGCCGCAGCCGGAGCGGCCGCAGGGGCTGGAGCGGCAGCAGGTGCAGCGCCTTGTACTTTCAGCTTGAGGATGAAGTCGCCAGTGCCGACTTCGTCTTCCAGCTTGACCGCGATGCTTTCCACAATGCCGGCAGCCGGCGATGGGATTTCCATGGAGGCCTTGTCGGACTCCAGGGTGATCAGCGACTGGTCGGCTTCGACGGTGTCGCCGACCTTGACCAGCAGCTCGATGATCTTGGCCTTGCCCGACGAACCGATGTCCGGAACATGAATGTCCTGGACAGTCGCTGCGGCTGGAGCAGCCGCCGGGGCTGCAGGAGCCTCGGCAGCAGCGGCAGGTTTTTCCGCGGCAGGCGCCGGTGCAGCAGCGGCAGCAGGTGCCGCCGCAGGGGCCGCATCAGCGGCACCTTCGATTTCCAGTTCCAGCAGTTCGTCGCCTTCTTTCAGGCGGTCGCCCAGCTTCACTTTCAGGCTCTTGACCACGCCGGCCTTGGGAGCAGGGATTTCCATGCTCGCCTTGTCCGATTCCAGGGTCAGGATGCTCTGGTCGGCTTCGACGGTGTCGCCGACCTTCACAAACAGCTCGATTACTTCACCTTCACCGCTGCCGATGTCAGGTACGCGAATGAGTTCGCTCACAAAAAATCTCCTCAGCAGTCCAGTGGGTTGCGTTTTTCCGGGTTGATCCCGAACTTGACGATAGCGTCAGCTACCACCTTGGGTTCGATCTCACCGCGGTCAGCCAAGGCTTCCAGGGCTGCCAACACCACGAAGTGACGGTCGACTTCGAAGAAGTGACGCAGCTTCTTGCGGCTGTCACTGCGACCGAAACCGTCGGTGCCCAGGACTTTGAATTCCTTGGACGGGACCCACTGGCGAATTTGTTCAGCAAACAGTTTCATGTAGTCGGTAGAGGCAATGACTGGACCTTTACGGCCGGCCAGGCACTCTTCGACATAGCTCTGCGCAGGCTTCTGGCCCGGGTGCAGGCGGTTGTTGCGCTCTACGGCCAGGCCGTCGCGACGCAGTTCGTTGAAGCTGGTAACGCTCCAGACGTCGGCGCCGACGTTGAACTCTTCACGCAGGATCTTCGCCGCTTCACGGACTTCACGCAGGATGGTGCCGGAGCCCATCAGCTGCACGTGGTGCGCCGCTTCCTTGGTGTCTTCTTCGAGCAGGTACATGCCCTTGATGATGCCTTCTTCCACGCCGGCCGGCATGGCTGGCTGCTGGTAGGACTCGTTCATCACGGTGATGTAGTAGAAAACGTCCTGCTGCTCTTCGGTCATCTTCTTCATGCCGTCCTGGATGATCACCGCCAGCTCATAGCCGTAGGTTGGATCAAAGGTGCGGCAGTTCGGGATGGTGGCAGCCAGGATGTGGCTGTGACCGTCTTCGTGTTGCAGGCCTTCGCCGTTCAGTGTGGTACGGCCGGCGGTACCGCCGATCAGGAAACCACGGGTACGGCTGTCGCCCGCTGCCCAAGCCAGGTCGCCGATACGCTGGAAGCCGAACATCGAGTAGAAGATGTAGAACGGCAGCATCGGCTGGTTGTGGCTGGAGTACGAAGTGCCGGCAGCGATGAAGGAGCTCATGGCGCCCGCTTCGTTGATGCCTTCTTCGAGGATCTGGCCCTTCTTGTCTTCCTTGTAGAACATCACCTGGTCTTTATCGACTGGCTCGTAGAGCTGGCCGACGGAGGAGTAGATGCCCAACTGGCGGAACATGCCTTCCATACCGAAGGTACGGGCTTCGTCCGGGATGATCGGGACGATACGCGAGCCGATTTCCTTGTCCTTGACCAGCTGCGCGAGGATCCGCACGAAGGCCATGGTGGTGGAGATTTCACGGTCGCCCGAGCCGTCCAGGATTGCCTTGAGGGTATCCAGCGGAGGTGTAGGGATGTTGAAGCTCTTGGCGCGGCGCTGTGGCACGAAACCGCCCAGTGCGGTACGACGCTCGCTCAGGTAGCGGGCTTCGGCGCTGTTCGGCTCCGGCTTGAAGAACGGCAGGTTCTCCAGCTCTTCGTCCTTGACCGGGATGTCGAAGCGGTCGCGGAACAGCTTCAGGCTTTCAACATCAACCTTCTTGGTGTTGTGCGCAGTGTTTTTCGCTTCGCCGGCACCGGTGCCATAACCCTTGATGGTCTTGGCCAGGATGACGGTCGGTTGTTCTTTGTGGTTGACCGCTTCGTGGTACGCCGCATAGACCTTGTACGGGTCGTGGCCGCCACGGTTGAGTTTCCAGATCTCGTCGTCGGACAGGTCGGCAACCATCGCCTTGAGTTCAGGCGTGTTGAAGAAATGTTCACGTACGAACGCGCCGTCTTTGGCCTTGTAGTTCTGGTACTCGCCGTCGATGACTTCGTCCATGCGACGTTGCAGGATACCGTCGACGTCCTTGGCCAGCAGTGGGTCCCAGAAACGGCCCCAGATGACCTTGGTCACGTTCCACTGGGCACCGCGGAACACGCCTTCGAGTTCCTGGATGATCTTGCCGTTGCCGCGAACCGGGCCGTCGAGGCGCTGCAGGTTGCAGTTGATGACGAAGATCAGGTTGTCCAGCTTCTCGCGGCCGGCCAGGGAGATGGCACCCAGGGATTCCGGCTCGTCGCACTCGCCGTCGCCCAGGAAGCACCAGACTTTCTGCTTGCCTTCCGGGATGAAGCCACGGGCTTCCAGGTACTTCATGAAGCGTGCCTGGTAGATCGCCTGGATCGGGCCCAGGCCCATGGATACCGTCGGGAACTGCCAGAAATCAGGCATCAGCCAAGGGTGCGGGTAGGACGACAGGCCCTGGCCGTCGACTTCCTGGCGGAAGTTGTTCATTTGCTCTTCGCTGATGCGACCTTCCATAAACGCACGGGCGTAGACGCCTGGCGAGGTGTGGCCCTGGAAGTAGATCAGGTCGCCGCCGTGTTCTTCGGTCGGGGCCTGGAAGAAGTAGTTGAAGCCGATGTCATACAGGGTTGCGCTGGAAGCGAAGCTGGAGATGTGACCGCCCAGGTCAGAATCTTTCAAGTTCGTGCGCATTACCATCGCCATGGCGTTCCAACGTACCAGCGAGCGAATGCGGCGTTCCATGAACAGGTCGCCAGGCATGCGTGCTTCGTGGGTGACGGGGATGGTGTTGCGGTATGGCGTGGTGATGGCGTAGGGCAGTTGCGAGCCGCTGCGGGTCGCGAGTTCGCCCATACGGGTCATCAGGTAGTGAGCACGGTCTTCGCCTTCTTTGTCGAGAACCGATTCCAGGGCGTCCAGCCATTCCTGGGTTTCGACGGGATCGAGGTCTTGCATGGCTTGCTCCAGGGCGGAAAGGCTACCAGAATCGGTTGCCTGAAGTTTGCGACTGGCCTTGTGGGCAGACGACATAAATTCTTGGATGGCCGAAGGTTGCTTCGGCGTCCTGTAGTTTTACTACAAATCGTCGGCCATTTCAGCCTTTCGAATGTATATACGAGTAGTAAAACTACACAAGACCGAGCGGATTGCTCGGTCTGGCTGGTGAGCATAATCGTTATTGTTGATCTTTTGCGAACAAGAAAAGGTAGAAGTTTAATGTTGCCTGCCAAAAATTACATATTTTCAGCTATTTATCACCTTTGTTCGACAGTCCTTCATCGAGCGCGGTGCTTGCCTTCACAGCAGCAAGCCATTTACACGCCGACCAAGGATAGACCATGAGCCTTCCAACGCTGGCCGAACTGCCGGCCATTCTGTTGCCAAAGGCCCAGCGGGCCGAGCAGTCATTTCGTGACGCCGTGGCCGCGCTGGACGACGATCATGGCCTTTCTTCGTGGACGCCGCAACGGTGGGCCGACTTCGCCCGGGTGTGCGCCGCCAGTGATTTCGTCATTGAACAGAGTGTTCGTGACCCTTTGATGTTGCTCGAGCTGGCGGCCTGGGGCGAGCTGGACCGCGGCTTTGCGCCGGGCGAGCTGTGCGGGCAGATTGCCGGTGCCGTGCAACAGGCCGAAACAGAAGATGAGCTGGGCCGCGTACTGCGTCGTCAGCGTACGCGCCAGCAAGTGCGCATCATCTGGCGCGACCTGACCCGTCAGGCCGACCTGGTGCAAACCTGTCGTGACCTCTCCGACATGGCCGACGCCAGCATCGACCAGGCCTACCAATGGCTGTACCAGCGCCACTGCGTGCAGTTCGGCACACCGACCGGGCGGCGCAGCGGCGAGCCGCAGCATATGGTCATCCTCGGCATGGGCAAGCTCGGTGCGGTGGAGCTGAACCTGTCGTCGGATATAGACCTGATCTTCGCCTACCCCGAGGGCGGCGAAACCGTGGGCGTGAAGCGCTCCCTGGATAACCAGGAGTTCTTTATTCGTCTTGGTCAAAAATTGATCAAGGCCCTCGACCCGATGACCGTCGACGGCTTTGTGTTCCGTGTCGACATGCGCCTGCGTCCCTACGGTTCGGCCGGCGCCCTGGTGCTCAGCTTCAACGCGCTGGAGCAGTACTACCAGGACCAGGGTCGCGACTGGGAACGCTATGCCATGATCAAGGCGCGCGTGGTCGCCGGTGACCAAATGGCCGGTGCGCAGCTGCTCGATATGCTGCGGCCGTTCGTGTACCGCCGTTACCTGGACTTTTCCGCCATCGAGGCGCTGCGCACCATGAAGCAGCTGATCCAGCAGGAAGTCCGACGCAAAGGCATGGCCGACAATATCAAGCTGGGCTCGGGCGGCATCCGCGAAGTGGAATTTATCGCCCAGGCGTTCCAGCTGATCCATGGCGGCCGCGACCTCAGCCTGCAGCAGCGGCCGCTGCTCAAGGTGCTCGGCACCCTGGAAGGCCAGGGCTACCTGCCGCCGGCGGTGATCGCCGAGTTGCGTAATGGCTATGAATTCCTGCGTTACACCGAACATGCGATCCAGGCGATTGCCGACCGCCAGACCCAAATGCTTCCGGACAGCCCTGAAGACCAGGCGCGCATTGCCTTTATGCTCGGGTTTGCCGACTGGGCGGCCTTTCATGAGCGCCTGATGCATTGGCGTGGCCGTGTGGACTGGCACTTCCGCCAGGTGATTGCGGATCCTGATGAAGAAGAAGGGGCGGAAAGCGAGTTGGTCGTGGGCGGAGAATGGCTGCCGCTGTGGGAAGAGTCCCAGGATGAAGAGGCCGCCTGCCGTCAATTGGCTGAAGGCGGCTTCACCGACGCCACCAAGGCCCTTAAAGCCTTGGCCAGCCTGCGCAACAGCCCGCAACTGCGGGCCATGCAGCGCCTGGGGCGTGAACGCCTGGATGCCTTTATCCCGCGCTTGCTGGCCCAGGCCGTCGAGCACGCCAACCCGGACCTGGTGCTGGAGCGTGTACTGCCGCTGGTGGAGGCCGTCGCCCGGCGTTCCGCCTATCTGGTGCTGCTGACGGAAAATCCCGACGCCCTGCGCCGCCTGCTGACCCTGTGCGCCGCCAGCCCGTGGATCGCCGAGCAGATCACGCGCTTCCCGCTGCTGCTGGATGAGTTGCTCAACGAAGGCCGTCTGTTCAAGCCACCGCTGGCGCCGGAACTTGCCGCCGAGTTGCGCGAGCGCCTTACGCGCATCCCCGAGGATGACCTGGAGCAGCAGATGGAAGCCCTGCGGCACTTCAAGCTGGCCCACCGCCTGCGCGTGGCCGCTTCGGAAATCGCCGGCAGCCTGCCGTTGATGAAAGTCAGCGACTACCTGACCTGGCTCGCCGAAGCCATCCTCGAACAAGTGCTGGCCCTGGCCTGGCGCCAGACGGTGGCCCGCCACGGCTCGCCGCAGCGTTTGGACGGCACCTTGTGCGATCCTGGGTTCATCATTGTCGGTTATGGGAAAGTCGGCGGCATCGAACTGGGGCATGGTTCGGACCTGGACCTGGTGTTTATCCACGATGGCGACCCGCAGGCCGAGACCGACGGCGCCAAGCCGATCGACGGCGCGCAGTTCTTCACGCGCCTGGGCCAGCGGATCATTCATCTACTGACCACCCAGACCAACTCCGGCCAGTTGTATGAAGTGGACATGCGCCTGCGCCCATCCGGCGCATCCGGGTTGCTGGTCAGTTCCCTCGGGGCGTTTGACCGCTATCAACAAAATGAAGCATGGACCTGGGAACATCAGGCCCTGATCCGCGCGCGGGTGCTGGTGGGCAGCCAGGATGTGGGCCAGGCATTCGAGCGGGTACGGGCTAAGGTGCTGGGGCGTGAGCGCGACTTGGCGAAGTTGCGCCAGGAGGTCAGCGAGATGCGCGCCAAGATGCGTGACAACCTGGGTACCAAGGCCACGGCGGCCGGCACCGGCGCCAATGCCTTCGACGCCACGGTGCTGTTCGACCTCAAGCAGGACGCCGGAGGTATCGTCGATATTGAATTTATGGTGCAATACGCGGCTTTGGCGTGGTCTGCGCAACATCCATCGTTGCTGCGCTATACCGACAATATCCGCATTCTGGAAGGCCTGGAGCAGGTGGGTTTGATGCCCGCCGCCGATGCCCATCTGCTGCGCGAGGTGTATAAGGCCTACCGTTCCGCCGCGCATCGCCAGGCCTTGCAGAACGAGGCCGGTACGGTACCCGGTGATCAGTTCGCTGACGAACGGCGCCAGGTGATGCGAATCTGGCAGGCGCTGGGGTTGGGTTGAAACACTATTAGGGCGGGGAGGCATAAGCCTCCCCGCATCGTTTGTGGAAACTACATGAATATTCTGATCGTTGGGCCCAGTTGGGTCGGTGACATGGTGATGGCGCAGACTCTGTTCCAGAGCCTGCGTATGCGCTACCCGGACTGCCAGATCGACGTGCTTGCCCCCGAGTGGAGCCGGCCGATCCTCGAGCGCATGCCCGAAGTGCGCAAGGCCTTGAGCTTTCCGCTCGGCCACGGTGCCCTGGAACTGGCGACCCGCCGCCGCATCGGCAAATCCCTGGCGGGCCAGTACGACCAGGCGATCCTGCTGCCCAACTCGCTGAAGTCGGCGCTGGTGCCGTATTTTGCCGGTATCCCCAAGCGCACCGGCTGGCGCGGCGAGTTTCGTTATGTGCTGCTTAATGATGTACGCACGCTGGACAAGGCGCGTTACCCGCTGATGATCGAACGCTTCATGGCCCTGGCCTATGCGCCGGGCGTCGAGTTGCCCAAGCCGTACCCGCGGCCCAGCCTGCAGATCGACCCGGTCACCCGCGATGCGGCACTCGCCAAGTTCGGCCTGGTCCTGGATCGTCCGGTGTTGGCCCTGTGCCCCGGTGCGGAGTTTGGCGAGTCCAAGCGCTGGCCGTCGGACCACTACGCCAAAGTCGCCGAGATGAAGATTCGCGAAGGCTGGCAGGTGTGGTTGTTCGGTTCGAAAAACGATCACTCGGTGGGTGAAGACATTCGCCAGCGCCTGATCCCGGGCCTGCGCGAAGAGGCCGTCAACCTCAGTGGCGACACGTCCCTGGCCGAGGCCATCGACTTGCTCTCCTGTGCGGACGCCGTGGTGTCCAACGACTCCGGCCTGATGCATGTGGCCGCTGCGCTGAACCGCCCGTTGGTGGCGGTGTACGGCTCCACCTCGCCGGGCTTTACCCCGCCGCTGGCCGACCAGGTCGAAGTGGTGCGCCTGGGGCTGGAGTGCAGCCCGTGCTTTGATCGCACCTGCCGCTTCGGCCATTACAACTGCCTGCGCCAATTGCTGCCGCAGCCGGTAACCGATGCCTTGCAGCGATTGCAGGGCGACGTGGTCGAGGTTCACTGAGTTGCGGGTACTGGTAATCAAGACATCATCCCTGGGCGACGTGATCCATGCCTTGCCGGCACTGACTGACGCGGCACGGGCGATCCCCGGCATTCGCTTCGACTGGGTGGTGGAAGAAGGCTTTGCTGAAATCCCCACCTGGCACCCGGCGGTGGACAAGGTGATCCCGGTGGCGATCCGCCGCTGGCGCAAGAACCTCTGGCAAACCTTCAAGAGCGGCGAGTGGCGGCGCTTCAAGCAGCAAGTCCAGTCGACCAAATACGACCTCGTGATCGATGCCCAGGGCCTGTTCAAAAGCGCCTGGCTGACCCGCTACGTGCGGGCTCCGGTGGCCGGATTCGACAAACACTCGGCCCGTGAGCCGATTGCGGCGCGCTTCTACTCGCGGCGCCTGGCCGTGGCCCGTGGGCAGCATGCGGTGGAGCGTTTGCGCCAACTGTTCGCCGTGGCCCTCGGCTATGACTTGCCCAAAGGCCTGGGCGACTACGGCCTCAGCACCGAAAAACTGCTCGGCCTGCCGCCGAAAAAGCCCTTCGTCCTGCTGCTGCACGGTACTACCTGGGACACCAAGCATTGGCCCGAGGCCTACTGGCGCGAGTTGGCTGAACGCATGGGCCGTCTGGGCGTGGACGTGAAGTTGCCCTGGGGCAACGCCGCCGAAAAGGCCCGTGCGGAGCGCCTGGCCCAAGGCCTGAACAACGCCGAAGTGCTGCCCAAGCTGAACCTGGCCGGCGTGGCCCGGGTATTGGCCGGCGCCCGCGCCTGTGTGGCGGTGGACACCGGGCTGGGGCATTTGGCGGCGGCGCTGGATGTGCCGACCATTTCCCTGTTCGGCCCCACCAACCCCGGCCTGACCGGCGCCTACGGCAAGGGCCAGATTCACCTGGCCAGCGACTTTGCCTGTGCGCCGTGCCTGCAAAAACAATGTACCTATCAACCGACGGCCGACGACCTGCGTCGGTTCGACATCAAGCGCGAGTCGCCCCTGTGTTTCACGCGCTTGAACCCTGAGCGTGTGGCAACCCGGCTGAGCACGTTGTTACTGGCTGAGGAGCTGCACTGATGCAACTGGCTTTTGTTCTGTACAAATATTTCCCCTTCGGCGGCCTGCAGCGCGACTTCATGCGCATCGCCCTGGAGTGCCAGCGGCGCGGCCATCAGATTCGTGTCTACACGCTGATCTGGGAGGGCGACATTCCGCTCGGCTTCGAAGTGCTGGTGGCGCCGGTCAAGGCGTTCTTCAACCATCGGCGCAACGAGAAGCTCAGCGCCTGGATGGAGGCCGACCTGGCCAAGCGCCCGGTGGACCGCCTGATCGGCTTCAACAAGATGCCCGGCCTGGACGTGTACTACGCCGCCGACGGCTGCTTCGAAGACAAGGCACAAAACCTGCGCCATTCGCTGTACCGCAGTTTTGGCCGCTATCGCCACTTTGCCGAGTACGAGCGCGCGGTGTTTGCCAAGGACGCCAAGACCGAAGTCTTGATGATTTCCGAAGTGCAGCAGCCGCTGTTCATCAAGCATTACGATACGCCGCTGGAGCGCTTCCACCTGCTGCCACCGGGCATTGCCCAGGACCGCCGCGCGCCGCCGAATGCGGCCGAGATTCGTGAGGGGTTCCGCAAGGAGTTCAGCCTGGGCGATGACGACCTGCTGCTGGTGCAAATCGGTTCCGGCTTCAAGACCAAGGGCGTCGATCGCAGCCTGAAAGCGCTGGCCGCATTGCCGGCTGAGCTGAAAAAACGCACGCGCCTGTTTGTAATCGGCCAGGACGACCCCAAGGTATTCCAACTGCAAAGCGCCACCCTCGGGCTGGGCGATAACGTGCAGTTCCTCAAGGGGCGCAGCGATATTCCGCGCTTCCTGCTGGGCGCCGACCTGTTGATCCACCCGGCGTACAACGAAAACACCGGCACCGTGTTGCTCGAAGCCCTGGTGGCCGGGTTGCCGGTGCTGGTCTCGGCCGTGTGTGGTTATGCCCATTACATCGCCGAAGCCGACAGCGGCCTGGTGCTGGACGAGCCGTTTGAACAGGCTCAGTTGAACCGGTACCTGGCGCAGATGTTGACCGATTCTGCACAGCGCGCGGCCTGGGGCCGCAATGGGTTGGCCTTCGCCGAGACGGCCGACCTCTACAGCATGCCGCAGCACGCTGCGGATGTGATTCTGGCGGAGCCAAAACGATGAAGTTGATTCTTGCCGAACCGTTCAAGACGTTATGGGCCGGGCGTGATGCCTTCGCCGAAGTCGAGAAACTGCAAGGCCAGGTATTCCGTGAACTGGCGGCGCGTCGCACGCTGCGCACCGAGGTGGATGGCCGCCCGTATTTCGTCAAAATCCACCGCGGCATCGGCTGGGCGGAAATCTTCAAGAACCTGATCACCGCCAAGCTGCCGGTGCTCGGCGCAGGTCTGGAATGGGATGCCATTCACCGCTTGCAGGCGATCGGCGTACCGACCATGACCGGCGTGGCCTTCGGCGAAAAGGGCAGCAACCCGGCGGACCAGCACTCGTTCATCATCACCGAAGAGCTGGCGCCGACCATCAGCCTTGAAGACCTGACCGTCAACTGGGTCGCCGAACCGCCCACACCTGCACTGCGCCATGCGCTCACGGCCGAACTGGCGCGCATGGTCGGCGACATGCACCGGGGCGGCGTGAATCACCGCGACTGCTACCTGTGCCACTTCCTGCTGGACACGTCCAAGCCGATCGACCCACGCAACATCAAGCTCTCGGTGATCGACCTGCACCGGGCGCAAATGCGCGCCCATCTGCCGCTGCGCTGGCGCGACAAGGACCTCTCCGCGCTGTATTACTCGGCGTTGGACATCGGCCTGACCCGGCGCGATAAATTGCGTTTCCTCAAGGGCTACTTCCGCCAGCCGTTGCGCCAGGTCCTGGCCGAGCAGTCGGCGTCCCTGGGCCTGATGCAGCGCAAGGCCGACAAGCTCTACGCGCGCAAGCTACGTTATGGGGATGCGATCTGATGGCGGGTTGGAACCTGGAGCCTGCCTACGCCGCCCTGGCGGATGATTTTGGAAGCCTCGAAGCGGTGTTTGCCCTGCAAGGCGAGCGGCTGACCCGCGACCCGCTGTCGGAAGTGATCCGGGTGGAGCGTGGTGGGGTCAACTACTACGTCAAACGCTACACCGGCGCCGGCAAGGGCCTGCGGCGCTACCTGGGCAAGCCGCGGGTCAAGTCCGAATGGCAGAACCTCAAGCGCTTCGCCAAGTGGGGCATTCCCACCGCCGATGTGGTCGCCTGGGGCCTGGAGCGCAGCGGCCTGGCCTATGATCGTGGCGCAATGATCACCCGCGAGTTGCCGAGGACCGAAGACCTCTCGGTCCTGGCCGAACGTAAGGATGCGCGCCTGCGCGACCCCAAGTGGGTCAGCGCGGTCAGTCGCCAGCTCGCCGAATACACGCGCACCATGCACGATCATCGCTTTACCCATAACGACTTGAAGTGGCGCAACCTGCTGATCGACGACCAGGCCACCCTGTACCTGATCGATTGCCCCAACGGTGATTTCTGGCGCGGTTTCTGGCTCAAGTACCGCATCACCAAGGACCTGGCCTGCCTGGACAAGGTGGCCAAGTATCACTTGTCGGCCACTCAGCGCCTGCGCTTCTACATGCAGTACCGTGGGTGTCGGCACCTGAGTGAGTCGGACAAACGGCGGATTCGCCACGTAGTGAAGTTTTTCGAGGGACGTGAATGAGTGATTTCCTGGCGGCTGAAGATCGCGCCCTGCTGGAGCGCCACGGCCTCGCGACATTCGACGCCCTGTGGGCCCGGCAACTGGACGCGGTGGACGAGCCGAACACCAGCCGTGGCGGCTGGAGCAGCGTATTTCGCCTGGAACTCGACGGCCACGGCTATTACCTCAAGCGCCAGAGCAACTACCTCACGCGCAGCTTGCACCGGCCTTTGGGCGAGCCCAGTTTCTCCCGCGAGTTCCGCAATATCAGCCGTTACCGCAAGCTCGGGATCCCGGCGCTGCAGGCGGCGTTCTACGGCGAGCGCAAAGTCGCCGGTGAGCACCGCGCGATGCTGCTGACCCGTGCCCTGGACGGCTGGAATGACCTGGATTCATTGCTGGAGCAATGGGCGCAACTCAGCGATGCCCAGCACTGCGCGATCCTGCTGGCCTGCGGTCAACTGGCGCGCCGCCTGCACAGCGTCGGCCAGGTGCATGGCTGTTTCTACCCCAAGCATATTTTCCTGCAGGCCACCGGTGACGGCTACGCCGCGCAGTTGATCGACCTGGAGAAAACCCGCCCGCTGCTGTTCGGCTGGCGTGACCGGGTCAAGGACCTGGAGCCGTTGTTGCGCCGGGCACCGCAGTGGTCGGACGCACAGGTGCGTCAATTGCTGGCGGCTTACCTCGATCAGCCCGAGGGCAGCGCGCTCGTCACCACCTGGCTGCAACGCCTGACGAAGCGGCGTAGCCACAAGGAGAACCGCTGATGCGTTTGTCCGAGTTGAAGAACGCCGGCCGCAGGCCGAGCCTGCCCCTCACTGTCGACCTGGCGGATGCCGCCGGCCCGGGGCAACTGCAACTGCTGAGCCTGTTGCGGGTATTGCCGGGTGAGCGTTACGTGGGCGCGGCGGTATGGCGCGGGCGTCCGGTGCTGGCCAAATTATTAGTGGGCAGCAAGGCCGCACGGCATTTCCAGCGTGAACTCAGCGGCGTACGCCTGCTGGCCGAGCAAGGCCTGACCACCCCGCTGTTGCTCGCCGATGGCTTGCAGGACGGCGAGGGCGGCTGGCTGCTGTTCGAGTTTATCGAAGGTGCCGAGAGCCTGGCCGATGCCTGGCACGCCGTTGAAGCGCTACCGCCACTGGCCGAGGAGCAAACCGCCGTGCTGGCCGAGGCCCTGGGTGCGATCGGCCAGATGCATGCCAAGGGCCTGTGGCAGGAAGACCTGCACCTGGACAACCTGCTGCGCCAGGACGGCAAGCTGTACTTGATCGATGGCGCCGGCATTCGTGTGGAGGAGGCGGGCAAGCCACTGTCGCGCAACCGCGTGCTGGAAAACCTCGGGGTGTTTTTCGCCCAGTTGCCGAAAAACCTCGAGCCGTTTACCGAAGAACTGCTGGTGTACTACCTGCTGAGCAACGGCGAGCACGCCTTGCCCCTGCAAGCCCTGGAAAAACAGGTGCGCAAGGTCAGCGCCTGGCGCCTGAAGGACTTGTTGAACAAGGTGGGCCGCGACTGCACGCTGTTCAGTGTGGTGCGTGGCGCCTTTGCCTTGCGTGCGATCCGTCGCGAGGAAGAACCGGCGATGCTGCCGGTGCTGGAGCAGGCGGATGCGTTGCTCGACCAGGGCCACCTGTACAAGACCGGTGGTGCGGCCAGCGTGGCCAAGGTCGACGTAGCCGGCCGGCCCTTGGTGATCAAGCGCTACAACATCAAGGGCGTTGCCCATTGGCTCAAGCGCTTCTGGCGCCCGAGCCGCGCTTGGCATTCCTGGCGCGAAGGCAATCGCCTGGCCTTCCTCGGCATCGCCACGCCCAAGCCGCTGGCCGTCCTGGAAAAGCGTTTTTTCTGGCTGCGCAGCCGCGCTTACCTGGTCACCGAATACCTGCCGGGCCCGGACATCATCGAGCGGTTCGCGCCCTATATCGAACACGGTGACGCGCCGGAAAACGAACTGTTGGCGCTGGACCAGTTGTTCGCCGAGCTGATTCGCGAGCGCATCAGCCATGGCGACTTCAAGGGCCATAACCTGTTCTGGGATAAGGATCGCTGGTCGCTGATCGACCTCGACGCGATGTGCCAACACAGCTCTGCCGCCAGCTTCGCCCCGGCGTATGCCAGGGACCGTGCGCGGTTTATGCGGAACTGGCCTGAGAGTAGTGCGTTGTATCAGCTGATTGATCAGCGTTTGCCGAAGCAACCGACCTGACCGTTCCCGCGCAGGGTGACCGATCAAGAGCTGTTGCCTGAGCAACAGTTATCAGACAGTTGTTGGCCCAGAACGACAGCCCGCCTTAACCCGCAAACGTTATCCCCTTGATTTGATGTAATAAAAAACCTGGCACGGGCTCTGCAATGCCTCTTGGTGAACCCTTTCACCCGTCGCAGCGGAGCCCTGTATGCCTTCCAGCCTTTCCTCGCTTTCCCGTTTGATCTGCCTTGGCGCCGTGCTGTTGCTGGGCCATGTCG
This genomic window from Pseudomonas marginalis contains:
- the waaF gene encoding lipopolysaccharide heptosyltransferase II; the protein is MNILIVGPSWVGDMVMAQTLFQSLRMRYPDCQIDVLAPEWSRPILERMPEVRKALSFPLGHGALELATRRRIGKSLAGQYDQAILLPNSLKSALVPYFAGIPKRTGWRGEFRYVLLNDVRTLDKARYPLMIERFMALAYAPGVELPKPYPRPSLQIDPVTRDAALAKFGLVLDRPVLALCPGAEFGESKRWPSDHYAKVAEMKIREGWQVWLFGSKNDHSVGEDIRQRLIPGLREEAVNLSGDTSLAEAIDLLSCADAVVSNDSGLMHVAAALNRPLVAVYGSTSPGFTPPLADQVEVVRLGLECSPCFDRTCRFGHYNCLRQLLPQPVTDALQRLQGDVVEVH
- the waaC gene encoding lipopolysaccharide heptosyltransferase I; the encoded protein is MRVLVIKTSSLGDVIHALPALTDAARAIPGIRFDWVVEEGFAEIPTWHPAVDKVIPVAIRRWRKNLWQTFKSGEWRRFKQQVQSTKYDLVIDAQGLFKSAWLTRYVRAPVAGFDKHSAREPIAARFYSRRLAVARGQHAVERLRQLFAVALGYDLPKGLGDYGLSTEKLLGLPPKKPFVLLLHGTTWDTKHWPEAYWRELAERMGRLGVDVKLPWGNAAEKARAERLAQGLNNAEVLPKLNLAGVARVLAGARACVAVDTGLGHLAAALDVPTISLFGPTNPGLTGAYGKGQIHLASDFACAPCLQKQCTYQPTADDLRRFDIKRESPLCFTRLNPERVATRLSTLLLAEELH
- a CDS encoding glycosyltransferase family 4 protein, whose product is MQLAFVLYKYFPFGGLQRDFMRIALECQRRGHQIRVYTLIWEGDIPLGFEVLVAPVKAFFNHRRNEKLSAWMEADLAKRPVDRLIGFNKMPGLDVYYAADGCFEDKAQNLRHSLYRSFGRYRHFAEYERAVFAKDAKTEVLMISEVQQPLFIKHYDTPLERFHLLPPGIAQDRRAPPNAAEIREGFRKEFSLGDDDLLLVQIGSGFKTKGVDRSLKALAALPAELKKRTRLFVIGQDDPKVFQLQSATLGLGDNVQFLKGRSDIPRFLLGADLLIHPAYNENTGTVLLEALVAGLPVLVSAVCGYAHYIAEADSGLVLDEPFEQAQLNRYLAQMLTDSAQRAAWGRNGLAFAETADLYSMPQHAADVILAEPKR
- the rfaP gene encoding lipopolysaccharide core heptose(I) kinase RfaP, whose product is MKLILAEPFKTLWAGRDAFAEVEKLQGQVFRELAARRTLRTEVDGRPYFVKIHRGIGWAEIFKNLITAKLPVLGAGLEWDAIHRLQAIGVPTMTGVAFGEKGSNPADQHSFIITEELAPTISLEDLTVNWVAEPPTPALRHALTAELARMVGDMHRGGVNHRDCYLCHFLLDTSKPIDPRNIKLSVIDLHRAQMRAHLPLRWRDKDLSALYYSALDIGLTRRDKLRFLKGYFRQPLRQVLAEQSASLGLMQRKADKLYARKLRYGDAI
- a CDS encoding lipopolysaccharide kinase InaA family protein, encoding MAGWNLEPAYAALADDFGSLEAVFALQGERLTRDPLSEVIRVERGGVNYYVKRYTGAGKGLRRYLGKPRVKSEWQNLKRFAKWGIPTADVVAWGLERSGLAYDRGAMITRELPRTEDLSVLAERKDARLRDPKWVSAVSRQLAEYTRTMHDHRFTHNDLKWRNLLIDDQATLYLIDCPNGDFWRGFWLKYRITKDLACLDKVAKYHLSATQRLRFYMQYRGCRHLSESDKRRIRHVVKFFEGRE
- a CDS encoding lipopolysaccharide kinase InaA family protein, with protein sequence MSDFLAAEDRALLERHGLATFDALWARQLDAVDEPNTSRGGWSSVFRLELDGHGYYLKRQSNYLTRSLHRPLGEPSFSREFRNISRYRKLGIPALQAAFYGERKVAGEHRAMLLTRALDGWNDLDSLLEQWAQLSDAQHCAILLACGQLARRLHSVGQVHGCFYPKHIFLQATGDGYAAQLIDLEKTRPLLFGWRDRVKDLEPLLRRAPQWSDAQVRQLLAAYLDQPEGSALVTTWLQRLTKRRSHKENR